The Streptomyces sp. NBC_00224 genome has a window encoding:
- a CDS encoding three-helix bundle dimerization domain-containing protein: protein MKVESEDALTIRHVAERLMTAHPRLDAGLVQSSVQTAYDELRYARVRTYLPVLMERRASDLLPYDEQTERQPDPR, encoded by the coding sequence ATGAAGGTGGAATCGGAGGATGCCCTTACCATCCGCCATGTCGCCGAGCGGCTGATGACGGCGCACCCCCGGCTCGACGCCGGTCTGGTGCAAAGTTCCGTACAGACGGCGTACGACGAGCTCAGGTACGCGCGCGTACGTACCTATCTGCCAGTCCTGATGGAACGCAGAGCGAGCGACCTGCTGCCCTACGACGAGCAGACGGAACGCCAACCTGACCCTCGATGA
- a CDS encoding sulfatase, with protein sequence MSSFESKLSRRAFGGAVAAGATAAGIGLSAVDAQAQVPLEERPFKAAPHRRANRPNILFILGDDLGWADLSSYGAPHIKTPNLDRLARQGVRFTDAYSGSATCSPTRFSLYTGRLPGRTKGGLAEPIADKSVGLEPTHPTLASLLRDAGYATALIGKWHCGYLPDYSPTKSGWDEFFGNFGGALEYYSKLGLGGEYDLYEGDVREGDAAYKDLRYYTRILTERASEYVQRDHGDQPWLLNLNFTTPHWPWIAEGDEEESAEIVRRIKAGQKGALWHQDGGSVEKYTEMVQDLDRSIGEVLRALKKSGQERDTLVFFASDNGGERFSYNWPLSGNKSSLQEGGIRVPTIVRWPARLDGGQVSHEPVFTPDWTATLLEIGGARPHPAYKLDGTSLAPYLLKGEQLAERELFWRVRGERALRRGDWKYYRGKGGQDQLFNLAEDRREQADRAVDEPKLLGELKASWEKTDKELLPYPAG encoded by the coding sequence GTGTCCTCGTTCGAATCCAAGCTGTCCCGGCGCGCCTTCGGTGGTGCCGTCGCGGCGGGCGCCACCGCCGCCGGCATCGGCCTGTCCGCCGTCGATGCCCAGGCCCAAGTTCCGCTGGAGGAAAGGCCGTTCAAGGCTGCGCCGCACCGGCGGGCCAATCGGCCCAACATCCTCTTCATCCTCGGCGACGATCTCGGCTGGGCCGATCTCTCCTCCTATGGCGCCCCGCACATCAAGACCCCGAACCTGGACCGGCTCGCGCGGCAGGGAGTGCGGTTCACGGATGCCTACTCCGGGTCCGCGACCTGCTCGCCGACGCGGTTCAGCCTGTACACGGGGCGCTTGCCGGGGCGTACGAAGGGCGGTCTCGCGGAGCCGATCGCGGACAAGTCCGTCGGGCTCGAACCGACGCATCCCACACTGGCCTCGCTGCTGCGCGACGCGGGCTACGCGACCGCGCTCATCGGCAAGTGGCACTGCGGGTATCTGCCGGACTACTCGCCCACGAAGTCGGGCTGGGACGAGTTCTTCGGGAACTTCGGCGGGGCTCTTGAGTACTACTCGAAGCTGGGGCTCGGCGGAGAGTACGACCTGTACGAAGGTGACGTACGAGAGGGGGATGCCGCGTACAAGGATCTGCGCTACTACACGCGCATCCTCACCGAGCGCGCCAGTGAGTACGTCCAGCGGGACCACGGCGATCAGCCGTGGCTGCTCAACCTCAACTTCACCACCCCGCACTGGCCCTGGATCGCGGAGGGGGACGAGGAGGAGAGCGCCGAGATCGTACGCAGGATCAAGGCGGGCCAGAAGGGTGCGCTCTGGCACCAGGACGGTGGCTCCGTCGAGAAGTACACGGAGATGGTGCAGGACCTGGACCGGTCGATCGGTGAAGTGCTGCGCGCCTTGAAGAAGTCCGGGCAGGAGCGGGACACCCTCGTGTTCTTCGCCTCGGACAACGGCGGTGAGCGCTTCTCGTACAACTGGCCCCTGTCGGGCAACAAGTCCTCGCTGCAGGAAGGCGGCATCCGCGTGCCGACCATCGTGCGGTGGCCCGCGCGCCTTGACGGCGGGCAGGTCAGCCATGAGCCGGTCTTCACCCCGGACTGGACCGCGACGCTCCTGGAGATCGGCGGGGCGCGGCCGCATCCGGCGTACAAGCTGGACGGGACGAGCCTTGCCCCCTATCTGCTGAAGGGCGAGCAGCTCGCCGAGCGCGAGCTGTTCTGGCGCGTGCGCGGGGAGCGGGCGCTGCGGCGCGGGGACTGGAAGTACTACCGGGGCAAGGGCGGTCAGGACCAGCTGTTCAACCTGGCCGAGGACCGGCGGGAGCAGGCCGACCGGGCCGTGGACGAGCCGAAGCTCCTTGGCGAGTTGAAGGCGTCGTGGGAGAAGACGGACAAGGAGCTGCTGCCGTATCCGGCCGGGTGA
- a CDS encoding putative leader peptide, translating into MQPPSDPTVTLVERRHVDLVRVASAICRRAA; encoded by the coding sequence ATGCAGCCGCCCAGTGATCCGACGGTCACGCTTGTGGAGCGCCGCCACGTCGACCTGGTCCGTGTCGCGAGCGCCATCTGTCGCCGCGCTGCCTGA